In Mangrovibacterium diazotrophicum, the genomic stretch TCATATTCGGTAAATTCAATGATGATCGCATCTTCCAGAATCTTACTTCCCGAAGTATTCGAAACCTGAATATCGAAATGGTATTCACCGGCCGGAATATCATTTCCTTGCTGAATCTCGATCTTTCCGGTGTTTTCATTGACCGACACAGCAGGCAGCTCGACCGTATCTGTTTTCAGCGCCAATTCTTCCGCCGATTCATTTCCATCGATCGGTTCGGTGTAACGAACAACGGGAACTGACTGAGTTAGCGATGAAACATCCTGACCGCTGGTCTCGCTGATATTCACTATTTCGAAGGTCAGCGGCAAGGTTGAAGTTGATACCTCAAAATCGCCAATCGTTTGCTCCATGCCGGAAATCGCATATTGTTTCCGGTTTTTGTAATTGATATCCGGCGCAAGGCTACCCGGTTCCGGAATACTGGTGCAGCTAAACAACGAGATTCCCGTAGCAAGCAGTGCCAGAACGAAGCCCGTGTTTTTGATTTGAATATTAAGTAATTTCATTTCTTTCATTTTAGTTGAATCCAAAAATGTGTGTATCTGAATCCAGAACA encodes the following:
- a CDS encoding DUF5007 domain-containing protein yields the protein MKLLNIQIKNTGFVLALLATGISLFSCTSIPEPGSLAPDINYKNRKQYAISGMEQTIGDFEVSTSTLPLTFEIVNISETSGQDVSSLTQSVPVVRYTEPIDGNESAEELALKTDTVELPAVSVNENTGKIEIQQGNDIPAGEYHFDIQVSNTSGSKILEDAIIIEFTEYELVSWSSGMAQEPEIERVADSPNEVLFVGYLDGVALPGERIDFTKNRASGFAGTFVNDTEEGEIWSVDFPVEESETYCTWAVENTTDGTESYDYESESFTFVLGRPGSYVIRLYK